In bacterium, the DNA window CTCGTGGAGCGGCGGATCCAGGAGGCGGATGGTCACGGGGAGCCCCTCCATTGCCTTGAGGATCCCCTTGAAATCCTTTTTCTGATAGGGCAGCAGTTTGTTGATCGCCTTGCGCCGGTCGGTCTCTGTTTCGGAGAGGATCATCTCCCTCATGGCCTTGATCCTGTTGTCTCCGAAGAACATGTGCTCGGTCCGGACGAGACCGATCCCCTCGGCCCCGAATCGCCTGGCCTGAGCGGCGTCGGCCGGGCTGTCCGCGTTGGTTCGGATACCCAGTTTCCGTGTTTCGTCGCACCACCCCAGGAACGTTTTTAGATACTTGTTCTTCTCGGGATCGATGACGATGAGGGGCAGTACACCCTCGTAGAACAGGCCTCTGGTCCCGTTGAGCGTGATGACGTCCCCTTCCCTGAATACCTTGCCGTCCACGGTGACGGTCCCCTTGCCCACGTTGATATCAAGAGCGCTGCACCCTACGATGCAGCACTTGCCCCATCCCCTGGCCACAAGGGCCGCATGGGAGGTCATCCCTCCCTTGGCTGTCAGGATCCCCTCGGCCGCGTGCATCCCGTGGACATCCTCGGGGCTCGTCTCGTTGCGGACCAGGATGACTTTCTTTCCCTTGGAACCCCACTCCTCGGCCTTGTCGGAGGTGAGCACGATCTGCCCGGTGGCGCCCCCGGGACCTGCGGGGAGGCCCCGGGCAACGACCTTGAAGCCCCCCTCCTTCGCCGGGTCCACCATGGGGTGGAGAAGCTCGTCAAGCTGGCTGGGCCGGACCCTCATGATGGCGGCTTTCTTGTTGATGAGGCGCTCGTTCACCATGTCCACGGCCATCTTGAGGGCGGCGGGGCCGTTCCTCTTCCCGACACGCGTCTGGAGCATCCAAAGGCGACCCTCCTGGATGGTGAACTCGATGTCCTGCATGTCCCTGTAATGCCGCTCCAGCTTTTTCCGGATCCTGTCCAGCGCCCTGTAGTTCCTGGGCATGGCTACTTCGAGGCTGGGAAGGTCCCGGTTGGTGTCGGTCATGGACCAGCTGTTCAGCGCGTTGGGGGTCCTGAGGCCGGCCACGACGTCCTCGCCCTGGGCATTTACCAGCCACTCGCCGTAGAACTGGTTTTCACCCGTTGCCGGGTTCCTGGTAAAGGCCACGCCGGTGGCGGAATCGTCACCCATGTTGCCGAAGACCATGGCCTGTACGTTGACGGCGGTGCCCCATTCGTCCGGGATCCCCTCGATGAGCCGGTATGAGATGGCACGTTTACCGTTCCAGGAGAGGAAAACAGCCCCGATACCGCCCCAGAGCTGGTCCCTGGGGCTGTCCGGGAACTCCTTGCCCAGAACGCTCTTGATCTTTGCCTTGTACTGCTCACAAAGTTTTTTCAGGTCATCGGCGGTCAGGTCGGTATCGTTGAGGTATTTTTTCCTCTTCTTGAGCGCCTCCAGCATGTGTTCGAGCTGTTCGCGGATCCCTTTCCCTTCGTCCGCTTCGATCCCGAGAGCTTTTTCCATGACAACGTCGCTGTACATGGTGATGAGCCTGCGGTACGCGTCGTACACGAACCTCTCGTTGCCGGTCCTGGCCACCATCCCGGGGATAGTCTTCGAAGTGAGACCGACGTTGAGGACTGTTTCCATCATGCCCGGCATGCTGGCCCGGGCGCCCGAACGGACCGAGAGGAGGAGGGGATCGTTGACGTCGCCGAACCTGGCGCCCATCTCCGCCTCGATCATGCTGACGGCCTTGTCCACCTGCTCCCTGAGGCCCTTGGGGTACTTTCTCTTCAGGCGGTAGAATTCATTGCAGACCTCGGTGGAAACGGTGAAACCGGCAGGCACGGGCAGACCGAGGTGATTCATTTCGGCCAGGTTGGCCCCCTTGCCCCCAAGGACTTCCTTCATTTCAGCCTTTCCGTCCGCTTTCCCCCCTCCGAAGTAGAAAACCATTTTCTTCATCGAAAACTCCTTTTCTTATTGCCCCCTCCAGGACATTGCTTGCTGCATTAAAGCATTAAAACCCGGACAGTTACGTACACTTCTTAAGGTTATAGATCAATATGGTTAATGCGTTCCTGGGTGGTATCACGTCAAGACTCTGAAGGGCATACACCACCCGTTCGTCACACCAGACATGTGACTCACCAGAGCACACAGGTCACAGAGGTAACCATTTCATCCCTCCCTTGAAGGCCCAACCGTTCAGGTGAGGGGAAGACGGTCGATATGCCTTCTGCCCTGATCGTCCTGGCCTTTCTCTGTGTTGCCTGTCCTGATCCTGTCGAGGGGTGGGACAGGCGGCCTGCCAGCGGGCCGCCTCTGGGCACTCATTTCCCGGAAGAGACGGATTTTCCTTTCAGTTCTTCCATCTAGGAATCTGCAACAGGTTCAAAGGCAGATTCTTTGTCGGTGACGATTTTCCTGAAATCAGCCACCCGGGCGAAAAGCTCTGATACGGTGCCCAGGATGGCCAGTCTGTTCTTCTGAGCAGCGGGGTCCTCGTCCATGACCATGACGCCGTCGAAGAAGGCGTCCACCGGTTTTTTCATCTTCGCGAGGGTGTTGAGCACCTTCAGGTACTCCCCCTTGTCCAGGCTGGCCGCGGCGTCCCTGCCAACGGCGGTTGCCGAGTCGATGAGCCCCTTTTCCACCTTCTGGCCGGCTGTCGGGCGGTCAACCTTGCCCCTGAACCCCACCGGGATGATGTTCATGACCCGTTTGAAGGAGAGCATCAGGTCGGCAAAACCGGCCTTCCTGCTGAAGGCCGTGAGGGCATCGATCCTCGCCGCCGCGTCCACCGGGTCTCTCCAATGGTCGGCGAGAACGGCCGAGACGACGTCGTGGCGGTAGCCGCGGCCTGTGAACAGGTTGTGCAGCCGGCCGCGGAAGAACTCCTCGAGGCCCTCCAGTGCCTCTTTCGGGGGCACGTCCGTCTTGTCCCCGAGAAGCCTGAGGGACTGTTTCATGAGGTCGGTCAGGGACACTCTCCAGCCCCTGTCCATGAGGATGGCGATGATGGCCAGTGCGTGGCGTCTCAATCCGTAGGGGTCCGCGGTCCCCGTGGGAGTGATCCCGATGCCGAAACACCCGCATACGGTATCCATCCTGTCGGCGATGCTGACCGCTGCGCCGCCCGCCGTTTTTGGTGTCCTGTCGCCCGAATACCTGGGGTAGTAATGCTCCAGGATCCCGTCGGCCACAGCCTTGTCCTCCCCTTCGAGGAGGGCGTATTCCCTGCCCATGACTCCCTGGAGTTCCGCGAACTCGCACACCATCTGGCTGACAAGGTCACTTTTGCACAGGTAGGCGACCCTTTTGACCTCCTTGACGGCATCGGGTTCAACCTTGCGCACGATAGCGGCCGCCAGTGAGCTGAAACGCTCCATCTTTTCCCAGGATGTGCCCAGCTTCTGCTGGAAGACCACGTCCTTGAGTTCCTCCGCACGCGCTTTCTGGGAAACCTTCCGGTCCTCCTGGTAGAAGAACATGGCGTCTTCGAGGCGGGCCCTGAGAACTCTCTCGTTGCCGTGGGCCACGACCTTGCTGCTTTTGACCACGTTGTTGCTGATGGTGATGAAATAGGGCAGGAGCCGGTTGTTCCTGTTGGTGACGGTAAAGTAACGCTGGTGGGATCTCATGGAGGTGATGAGGACCTCCCGCGGAAGGGCAAGGTACCTGTCCTCGTAGGTCCCCGTCACGATGACCGGGTACTCGACCAGGTATGTCACCTCGTTGATCAGTTCGTTGTCCGGGATCGCCTTGCCGCCGACCTTTTCGGCCGCTTTCCGGACCCCCTCACTGATGATGCCGCGCCTTTCGTCCTGATCGAGGACGACCTTGGCTTTCCTGACCTGCAGGAAATAATCTTTCGTATCCCTGATCTCGAAAGGTCCGGGGGCCATGAACCTGTGCCCGCGCATCATCCGTCCCGATCTGATCCCTTCAAGGTCGAAATCCACCACGTCGCTCCCGAAAAGGCACAAGATCCACCGGATGGGCCTGGGGAACCTGAGGCTCATGTAGCCCCATCTCTGGAACTTGGGAAAGTGCAGTGAGGTGATGATGCGGGGCATGATCTGGGGGAGGATGTCAGCAGTGGGCCGGCTGGCCTCGGACCTCACCGCGGCGACATACTCTCCCTTTGGCGTCAACACGACAGTAAGGTCCCTGACTTTGATCCCCTGCCCCCTCGCGAACCCTTCGGCCGCCTTCGTAGGGTTGCCCTTGTCATCGTAGGCCACGTTCGTGGCCGGTCCCATGACCTGTTTGACGCTCGTCTCCTGCCGGCCGGCGACGCCGGTGACGTGCAGGACGATGCGCCTCGGAGTGGCATACGCCCTGGTCTCGCCGAAGGGAACCCTCAGGGCTGTCAGCTCTTTTTCGGCCAGCTGCCTTATCTGGTCCAGCGCCGGAGGCAGGTAGGCGGCCGGGATCTCTTCCGTTCCGATCTCCAGTACGAGTTCTCGGCTCATGATTTCGGTCCTCCGGTCAGCCCTTTCTGGTCCGCGATGAAATTCTTGCCCATGAGGGGGAAGCCCATGTCTTCCCTCTGCCGGACGTAAGAGACGGCGCATCCCCGGCACAGGTCGCGGACCCGGTGTATGAAGCTGGTCCTCTCGGTGACGCTGATGGCGCCCCGTGCGTCGAGCAGGTTGAAAGTATGGGAACATTTCAGGCAGAAGTCGAGGGCCGGCAGGATGAGTCCTTTTTCCAGTATCCTTTTGGACTCGGCCTCGTACATGTCGAACAGCTTGAACAGCATATCCGTATCGGCCACCTCGAAGTTGTAGGTGGAATGCTCCACCTCTCCCCGGTGGTGGACGTCCCCGTAGGTGACACCGTCGGTCCAGATGAGGTTGTAGACGTTATCGACCCCCTGGAGGTACATGGCGATCCGCTCCAGGCCGTAGGTCAGCTCGGCGCACACCGGGTTACACTCCACCGTACCGGCCTGCTGGAAGTAGGTGAACTGGGTGATCTCCATGCCGTCGAGCCACACCTCCCAGCCGAGGCCCCAGGCGCCCACCGTGGGGTTCTCCCAGTCGTCCTCCACGAACCGGATGTCGTGTTTTCCGGGGTCGATCCCGAGGGCGTAAAGGCTCTCGAGGTACAGGTCCTGGATGTTGTCGGGGGAAGGTTTCAGGATGACCTGGTACTGGTAGTAGTGCTGAAGACGGTTGGGGTTCTCACCGTACCGTCCGTCCGTCGGCCTCCTGGAGGGCTCCACGTAGGCCACGTTCCACGGCTCCGGTCCGAGGGCCCTGAGGAGGGTGGCCGGGTTGAGGGTCCCCGCTCCGACCTCCAGGTCGTAGGGCTGCTGGATGACGCACCCCTTGTCGGCCCAGAACCTCTCCAGATCGAGGACCACCTGCTGATAGGTTTTCTTCTTCATCGGACGTAATCTCCCTAATATAATTCTGCCGGCTGACGCTGTCAGAATTATATCTGGCAAGCTGCGCTTGCAGTATGATTCTTACGT includes these proteins:
- the ppdK gene encoding pyruvate, phosphate dikinase is translated as MKKMVFYFGGGKADGKAEMKEVLGGKGANLAEMNHLGLPVPAGFTVSTEVCNEFYRLKRKYPKGLREQVDKAVSMIEAEMGARFGDVNDPLLLSVRSGARASMPGMMETVLNVGLTSKTIPGMVARTGNERFVYDAYRRLITMYSDVVMEKALGIEADEGKGIREQLEHMLEALKKRKKYLNDTDLTADDLKKLCEQYKAKIKSVLGKEFPDSPRDQLWGGIGAVFLSWNGKRAISYRLIEGIPDEWGTAVNVQAMVFGNMGDDSATGVAFTRNPATGENQFYGEWLVNAQGEDVVAGLRTPNALNSWSMTDTNRDLPSLEVAMPRNYRALDRIRKKLERHYRDMQDIEFTIQEGRLWMLQTRVGKRNGPAALKMAVDMVNERLINKKAAIMRVRPSQLDELLHPMVDPAKEGGFKVVARGLPAGPGGATGQIVLTSDKAEEWGSKGKKVILVRNETSPEDVHGMHAAEGILTAKGGMTSHAALVARGWGKCCIVGCSALDINVGKGTVTVDGKVFREGDVITLNGTRGLFYEGVLPLIVIDPEKNKYLKTFLGWCDETRKLGIRTNADSPADAAQARRFGAEGIGLVRTEHMFFGDNRIKAMREMILSETETDRRKAINKLLPYQKKDFKGILKAMEGLPVTIRLLDPPLHEFMPQEEKLIKELAKSMGKKVEAVKARIDQLHESNPMLGHRGCRLGISYPEITYMQARAILEATAELRKEKVKAMPEIMVPLVGHVDELKDQKAIILQACEDVKAKYRIRNLDFTIGTMIEVPRAALTADEIAVEAEFFSFGTNDLTQMGCGFSRDDAGYFLPMYVEKGIYGKDPFESLDQSGIGQLVAMGVNKGRQTRKDLKIGICGEHGGDPDSIHFCHKVGLDYVSCSPFRVPIARLSAAQAALEN
- the glyS gene encoding glycine--tRNA ligase subunit beta, yielding MSRELVLEIGTEEIPAAYLPPALDQIRQLAEKELTALRVPFGETRAYATPRRIVLHVTGVAGRQETSVKQVMGPATNVAYDDKGNPTKAAEGFARGQGIKVRDLTVVLTPKGEYVAAVRSEASRPTADILPQIMPRIITSLHFPKFQRWGYMSLRFPRPIRWILCLFGSDVVDFDLEGIRSGRMMRGHRFMAPGPFEIRDTKDYFLQVRKAKVVLDQDERRGIISEGVRKAAEKVGGKAIPDNELINEVTYLVEYPVIVTGTYEDRYLALPREVLITSMRSHQRYFTVTNRNNRLLPYFITISNNVVKSSKVVAHGNERVLRARLEDAMFFYQEDRKVSQKARAEELKDVVFQQKLGTSWEKMERFSSLAAAIVRKVEPDAVKEVKRVAYLCKSDLVSQMVCEFAELQGVMGREYALLEGEDKAVADGILEHYYPRYSGDRTPKTAGGAAVSIADRMDTVCGCFGIGITPTGTADPYGLRRHALAIIAILMDRGWRVSLTDLMKQSLRLLGDKTDVPPKEALEGLEEFFRGRLHNLFTGRGYRHDVVSAVLADHWRDPVDAAARIDALTAFSRKAGFADLMLSFKRVMNIIPVGFRGKVDRPTAGQKVEKGLIDSATAVGRDAAASLDKGEYLKVLNTLAKMKKPVDAFFDGVMVMDEDPAAQKNRLAILGTVSELFARVADFRKIVTDKESAFEPVADS
- the glyQ gene encoding glycine--tRNA ligase subunit alpha gives rise to the protein MKKKTYQQVVLDLERFWADKGCVIQQPYDLEVGAGTLNPATLLRALGPEPWNVAYVEPSRRPTDGRYGENPNRLQHYYQYQVILKPSPDNIQDLYLESLYALGIDPGKHDIRFVEDDWENPTVGAWGLGWEVWLDGMEITQFTYFQQAGTVECNPVCAELTYGLERIAMYLQGVDNVYNLIWTDGVTYGDVHHRGEVEHSTYNFEVADTDMLFKLFDMYEAESKRILEKGLILPALDFCLKCSHTFNLLDARGAISVTERTSFIHRVRDLCRGCAVSYVRQREDMGFPLMGKNFIADQKGLTGGPKS